The Drosophila mauritiana strain mau12 chromosome 2R, ASM438214v1, whole genome shotgun sequence genome has a segment encoding these proteins:
- the LOC117138146 gene encoding uncharacterized protein LOC117138146 — translation MVVGLILRAGVVYAVVMVTKNYGVWESPNKTQDVYDETVERIEPYADRARRKLNICPPRPPPEGEWSFFGVYYYNKLVKSVFDLLSVFPAGLAAFLEKVPSFVNAFNETIQKYIKESQSKKKEITISKGQLDETPLVRPPGLVPPHCKDKNCPKAPLIPPGCDRNRDSFIYEPRLPKKPPCECAKCKQRQAENWKDNKRKCPRIPSSEAKCRCGEGPQSEARQEPIKSCKQGRKTPRETST, via the coding sequence ATGGTTGTGGGCCTGATTTTGCGAGCAGGCGTTGTCTACGCTGTGGTAATGGTCACCAAGAACTACGGCGTGTGGGAATCGCCAAACAAGACGCAGGATGTGTACGATGAAACCGTGGAGCGCATCGAACCCTACGCCGATCGGGCGCGACGTAAACTAAATATATGTCCGCCTAGGCCGCCACCGGAAGGAGAATGGTCCTTCTTTGGCGTCTACTACTACAACAAGTTAGTTAAATCGGTTTTCGACTTACTAAGCGTCTTTCCCGCTGGACTGGCTGCGTTTTTGGAGAAAGTGCCAAGCTTTGTCAACGCTTTCAACGAAACCATTCAAAAGTACATTAAGGAGAGCCAGTCCAAGAAGAAAGAAATAACGATATCCAAGGGACAGCTGGACGAGACTCCTCTGGTCAGACCTCCCGGACTGGTGCCACCGCATTGCAAAGACAAGAACTGCCCGAAGGCTCCTCTGATTCCACCAGGATGCGACCGGAACAGGGATAGCTTTATCTACGAGCCACGATTACCCAAAAAGCCACCGTGTGAGTGCGCCAAGTGCAAGCAACGTCAGGCGGAGAATTGGAAGGACAACAAACGCAAGTGCCCCAGAATACCTAGCAGTGAAGCCAAGTGTAGATGTGGAGAGGGACCCCAGTCAGAAGCCCGCCAGGAGCCCATCAAATCCTGCAAACAGGGCCGAAAGACACCTCGAGAAACCTCTACCTAG
- the LOC117138147 gene encoding uncharacterized protein LOC117138147: MSVSQLKPEEQVVIAASENLSMGPSPLGESQFNFVAANNCSVALQRGFYFSLRMPDWAKDFKHQTQKILSHGFDCPRRSFKSSSSRDYRSERYGEIFSESSNAQFFENIPREMQVSNQTKSKRALRSPKIKDDLTCGKKVPS, from the coding sequence ATGTCTGTGAGTCAACTTAAGCCCGAGGAGCAGGTGGTTATTGCAGCCTCCGAGAATCTATCAATGGGTCCTTCCCCCCTTGGAGAAAGCCAGTTCAATTTCGTGGCTGCAAATAACTGCAGTGTGGCTCTCCAGCGGGGATTCTACTTCTCCCTTCGGATGCCCGACTGGGCTAAGGACTTTAAGCATCAGACCCAGAAGATACTATCCCATGGTTTTGACTGCCCAAGGAGAAGTTTCAAAAGTAGCAGTAGCAGAGATTATCGTTCTGAACGTTATGGCGAAATCTTTTCAGAAAGCAGTAATGCACAATTCTTTGAAAACATTCCCCGAGAAATGCAAGTTTCCAATCAAACGAAATCAAAGCGGGCACTGCGATCACCCAAGATTAAGGACGACTTAACGTGTGGCAAAAAGGTGCCATCCTAA
- the LOC117138149 gene encoding uncharacterized protein LOC117138149, protein MILNRLIKLVLFSSTIYLVKALGVWEEPFEARNSTLGKEGEEPLETKNSNDKSEEGTDIGATISKELQKKKEDLEKKFCPKGTFCEPPPKPLSKTVGEALSNTWGVLKGIPSYWSETFETVGARICQFFRGDK, encoded by the coding sequence atgaTTTTGAACAGGCTCATTAAGCTTGTGCTATTTTCTAGTACCATTTACTTAGTCAAAGCACTAGGAGTTTGGGAGGAACCATTCGAAGCCAGAAACAGTACACTCGGTAAAGAAGGAGAAGAACCTTTGGAGACAAAAAATTCAAACGACAAGTCAGAGGAGGGTACAGATATTGGTGCCACCATATCCAAGGAACTCCAGAAGAAAAAAGAGGATTTGGAGAAAAAGTTTTGCCCCAAAGGCACCTTCTGCGAGCCCCCACCAAAGCCCCTAAGCAAAACAGTTGGCGAGGCACTTTCTAACACATGGGGGGTCTTAAAAGGGATTCCGTCCTACTGGAGCGAAACCTTCGAAACGGTGGGCGCTAGGATCTGTCAGTTTTTCAGAGGAGATAAATGA
- the LOC117138145 gene encoding SET domain-containing protein SmydA-8, translating into MQEFGENIQQAHDEKLGRHLVASIGIEPGDTILEERPLLVAPHWECHQLKCAQCLQESYVICRRCQVFPLCMDCNQHDEFECEFFTSGAGKALCKDILVKNFGICGLLKLLLLLENPSTKADCQMLIDVPINLSDYRDGEGMWQEHEELVVRPLMESGLADVLPTQGLTSDALHAHCIRIDSNSFEVTAKDGDTLKGVFVWGATLPHHCVPNTVVALDEQFNMKLYAAVPLQPGDIIYNSYTNPLMGTSQRQHQLRLSRRLECTCSRCLDPTEMGTHMSSLKCKECGGFSVCEIDSNGKLGDWRCPDCRALLTAAEVHELQAEVGSALVDAMGDLQVYEALLTQYGPLLHPNHFMLLDIKQNIASILRAAALMNSMDQPCKKLLARRVELCSDLLPVCRAVVPGISKLYAIGLFEYLLALVELVELQFAESDLSKKEYVAHLRTASLVATEAMDLLRFEPENSAEGYLADRISMELERIESDLKKYGR; encoded by the exons ATGCAAGAATTTGGCGAAAATATTCAGCAGGCTCACGATGAGAAGTTGGGCAG GCATCTGGTGGCTAGTATAGGCATTGAACCGGGAGATACCATATTGGAGGAGCGACCTTTGCTGGTAGCTCCGCACTGGGAATGCCATCAGCTGAAGTGCGCGCAGTGTCTTCAGGAATCGTATGTGATATGCCGAAGGTGTCAGGTATTTCCCCTTTGCATGGACTGCAACCAGCATGATGAATTCGAGTGTGAGTTTTTCACCAGCGGAGCAGGAAAAGCCCTCTGCAAGGATATTCTTGTAAAGAACTTTGGCATATGTGGACTCCTTAAGCTCCTTCTTTTGCTGGAGAATCCTAGTACGAAAGCCGATTGCCAAATGCTCATCGATGTTCCTATAAATCTGAGTGATTACCGCGACGGAGAAGGAATGTGGCAAGAGCACGAGGAGCTAGTGGTGCGTCCACTAATGGAGAGTGGCCTAGCGGATGTTCTACCCACTCAGGGACTAACTTCGGATGCACTTCACGCCCATTGCATACGTATCGACAGTAATTCCTTCGAGGTGACCGCAAAGGATGGTGATACCTTGAAGGGAGTTTTTGTTTGGGGTGCTACTTTACCGCACCACTGCGTTCCGAACACGGTGGTGGCCTTGGATGAACAGTTCAACATGAAGCTATATGCGGCAGTTCCCCTGCAGCCTGGCGACATTATCTACAACTCGTACACCAATCCTCTGATGGGCACCAGTCAGAGACAACACCAACTGCGTCTAAGTAGGAGACTGGAGTGTACCTGCTCGCGTTGTCTGGATCCCACCGAGATGGGCACCCACATGAGCAGCCTGAAGTGCAAGGAGTGCGGCGGATTTTCAGTTTGCGAGATTGATTCAAATGGAAAACTTGGAGACTGGCGCTGCCCGGATTGTAGAGCCCTGCTAACAGCGGCCGAGGTCCACGAACTACAGGCCGAAGTGGGATCGGCCTTAGTAGACGCCATGGGTGACCTACAGGTCTACGAAGCTCTGCTGACCCAGTACGGGCCACTGCTCCATCCCAATCATTTCATGCTGCTGGACATCAAGCAGAACATTGCTAGTATTTTGCGAGCGGCTGCCTTAATGAACTCGATGGACCAGCCCTGCAAGAAACTTCTCGCCCGCCGGGTGGAACTCTGCTCCGACTTACTGCCCGTCTGTCGGGCTGTGGTTCCAGGCATCTCCAAGCTGTATGCCATTGGTCTGTTCGAGTACTTGCTAGCCTTGGTGGAGCTGGTAGAATTGCAATTTGCCGAAAGTGATCTGAGCAAAAAGGAATATGTG GCTCATTTGAGGACCGCGAGTCTGGTGGCCACAGAAGCAATGGACCTACTTCGCTTTGAGCCGGAAAACTCGGCAGAAGGCTATCTTGCGGACCGGATCTCGATGGAGCTGGAGCGGATTGAGTCCGATTTAAAGAAATACGGCAGATAA